In Streptomyces nojiriensis, one genomic interval encodes:
- a CDS encoding DUF349 domain-containing protein has product MSSDPWGRVDETGTVYVRTSDGEQVVGSWQAGTPEEALAYFERKYEGLVVEIGLLEKRVRTTDLSAKDAQTAIDHLRTQVDEHHAVGDLDALRVRLDKLVTTVESRREERKVAKAKQTDEARAAKDALVVEAEQLAQSDQWRSAGERLRALVDIWKGLPRLDRKSDDELWHRFSHARSAFSKRRKAHFASLDAQREDARKVKEKLVAEAESLSKSTDWGPTAARYRELMADWKAAGRAQRESEDDLWNRFRGAQDVFFAARSEVFAERDAEQIENLKLKEELADEAEKLVPITDLKAARAAFRSLNERWEGIGHVPRDARPKVEGRMHTVERAIQEAEEGEWRRTNPEARARAAGLTGQLQAAVDKLREQIDAARAAGNNAKADKLSRELEGRQALLDQALKGLEEFGG; this is encoded by the coding sequence GTGAGCAGCGACCCGTGGGGCCGAGTCGACGAGACGGGCACCGTGTACGTGCGTACTTCCGATGGCGAGCAGGTCGTCGGATCGTGGCAGGCCGGCACCCCTGAGGAGGCCCTGGCCTATTTCGAGCGCAAGTACGAGGGCCTGGTGGTCGAGATCGGCCTCCTCGAAAAGCGGGTGCGGACCACTGATCTGTCCGCCAAGGACGCCCAGACGGCGATCGACCACCTGCGTACGCAGGTCGACGAGCACCATGCCGTGGGTGACCTGGACGCCCTGCGCGTGCGGCTGGACAAGCTGGTCACGACCGTGGAGTCCCGGCGCGAGGAGCGCAAGGTAGCGAAGGCCAAGCAGACGGACGAGGCCCGTGCGGCCAAGGACGCGCTGGTCGTCGAGGCCGAGCAGCTGGCCCAGAGCGACCAGTGGCGCAGTGCCGGTGAGCGGCTGCGCGCCCTGGTGGACATCTGGAAGGGGCTGCCCCGTCTGGACCGCAAGTCGGACGACGAGCTGTGGCACCGGTTCTCCCACGCGCGTTCCGCCTTCTCCAAGCGCCGCAAGGCGCACTTCGCCTCGCTGGACGCGCAGCGCGAGGATGCCCGCAAGGTCAAGGAGAAGCTGGTCGCGGAGGCCGAGTCGCTGTCGAAGTCGACCGACTGGGGTCCGACGGCTGCCCGCTACCGCGAGCTGATGGCCGACTGGAAGGCGGCGGGCCGGGCTCAGCGCGAGTCCGAGGACGACCTGTGGAACCGGTTCCGCGGTGCGCAGGACGTGTTCTTCGCGGCCCGCAGCGAGGTCTTCGCGGAGCGTGACGCCGAGCAGATCGAGAACCTGAAGCTCAAGGAGGAGCTGGCCGACGAGGCCGAGAAGCTCGTCCCGATCACGGACCTGAAGGCGGCCCGTGCCGCGTTCCGCTCCCTCAACGAGCGCTGGGAGGGCATCGGCCACGTGCCGCGGGACGCCCGGCCGAAGGTCGAGGGCCGGATGCACACGGTCGAGCGGGCGATCCAGGAGGCCGAGGAGGGCGAGTGGCGCCGTACGAACCCGGAGGCGCGGGCGCGTGCGGCCGGTCTTACGGGTCAGCTCCAGGCGGCGGTGGACAAGCTGCGTGAGCAGATCGACGCGGCGCGCGCGGCGGGCAACAACGCCAAAGCCGACAAGCTGTCGCGCGAGCTGGAGGGCCGCCAGGCCCTGCTGGACCAGGCGCTGAAGGGCCTGGAGGAGTTCGGCGGCTGA
- a CDS encoding RelA/SpoT family protein, with product MPDEVQPISAAQPDPQAEQTTAAPGTPPPAPPAPPVKPAPTKSAGSSNRVRARLARLGVQRSNPYNPVLEPLLRIVRSNDPKIETSTLRQLEQAYQVAERWHRGQKRKSGDPYITHPLAVTTILAELGMDPATLMAGLLHDTVEDTEYGLEDLRRDFGDAVALLVDGVTKLDRVKFGEAAQAETVRKMVVAMAKDPRVLVIKLADRLHNMRTMRYLKREKQEKKARETLEIYAPLAHRLGMNTIKWELEDLSFAILYPKMYDEIVRLVAERAPKRDEYLAVVTDEVQVDLRAARIKATVTGRPKHYYSVYQKMIVRGRDFAEIYDLVGIRVLVDTVRDCYAALGTVHARWNPVPGRFKDYIAMPKFNMYQSLHTTVIGPSGKPVELQIRTFDMHRRAEYGIAAHWKYKQQTVAGTSKVRTDVPQAAKGSAGQDTVNDMAWLRQLLDWQKETEDPGEFLDSLRFDLSRNEVFVFTPKGDVIALPAGATPVDFAYAVHTEVGHRTIGARVNGRLVPLESTLDNGDLVEVFTSKAEGAGPSRDWLGFVKSPRARNKIRAWFSKERRDEAIEHGKDAIARAMRKQNLPIQRILTGDSLVTLAHEMRYPDISSLYAAIGEGHVAAQGVVQKLVAALGGEEAANEDIEESIPPARGRKRRTNADPGVVVKGVDDVWVKLARCCTPVPGDPIIGFVTRGSGVSVHRADCVNVDSLSQQPERMLEVEWAPTQSSVFLVAIQVEALDRSRLLSDVTRVLSDQHVNILSAAVQTSRDRVATSRFTFEMGDPKHLGHVLKAVRGVEGVYDVYRVTSARRP from the coding sequence TTGCCAGACGAGGTCCAGCCAATCTCCGCCGCGCAGCCCGACCCGCAGGCCGAGCAGACCACGGCGGCACCCGGCACGCCCCCGCCGGCCCCGCCGGCGCCCCCGGTCAAGCCCGCGCCGACGAAGTCCGCCGGGTCCTCCAACCGGGTGCGCGCCCGTCTCGCCCGGCTCGGCGTGCAGCGCTCGAACCCGTACAACCCGGTTCTGGAGCCGCTGCTCCGCATAGTCCGCAGCAACGACCCGAAGATCGAGACGTCGACGCTGCGCCAGCTGGAGCAGGCCTACCAGGTGGCCGAGCGCTGGCACCGCGGCCAGAAGCGCAAGAGCGGCGACCCGTACATCACCCACCCGCTCGCGGTGACCACCATCCTCGCCGAGCTCGGCATGGACCCGGCCACCCTGATGGCCGGTCTGCTGCACGACACCGTCGAGGACACCGAGTACGGCCTCGAAGACCTGCGCCGCGACTTCGGCGACGCCGTGGCCCTGCTCGTCGACGGCGTGACCAAGCTGGACCGGGTGAAGTTCGGCGAGGCCGCCCAGGCGGAGACCGTCCGCAAGATGGTCGTGGCGATGGCCAAGGACCCGCGCGTCCTGGTCATCAAGCTCGCCGACCGGCTGCACAACATGCGCACCATGCGCTACCTCAAGCGGGAGAAGCAGGAGAAGAAGGCCCGCGAGACCCTCGAGATCTACGCCCCGCTGGCTCACCGGCTGGGCATGAACACGATCAAGTGGGAGCTCGAAGACCTCTCCTTCGCGATCCTCTACCCGAAGATGTACGACGAGATCGTCCGCCTGGTCGCCGAGCGCGCGCCCAAGCGCGACGAGTACCTCGCCGTCGTCACCGACGAGGTACAGGTCGACCTGAGAGCCGCCCGCATCAAGGCGACCGTCACGGGCCGCCCGAAGCACTACTACAGCGTCTACCAGAAGATGATCGTCCGCGGCCGTGACTTCGCGGAGATCTACGACCTGGTGGGCATCCGTGTCCTCGTCGACACCGTCCGGGACTGCTACGCGGCCCTGGGCACCGTGCACGCGCGATGGAACCCGGTCCCCGGCCGGTTCAAGGACTACATCGCGATGCCCAAGTTCAACATGTACCAGTCGCTCCACACGACGGTCATCGGACCCAGCGGCAAGCCCGTCGAGCTGCAGATCCGCACCTTCGACATGCACCGCCGCGCCGAGTACGGCATCGCCGCGCACTGGAAGTACAAGCAGCAGACCGTCGCCGGCACCTCCAAGGTCCGCACCGACGTCCCGCAGGCCGCCAAGGGCAGCGCCGGCCAGGACACGGTCAACGACATGGCCTGGCTGCGCCAGCTGCTGGACTGGCAGAAGGAGACCGAGGACCCGGGCGAGTTCCTCGACTCGCTGCGCTTCGACCTCTCCCGCAACGAGGTCTTCGTCTTCACCCCCAAGGGCGACGTGATCGCGCTGCCCGCCGGAGCCACCCCCGTGGACTTCGCGTACGCCGTCCACACCGAGGTCGGCCACCGGACGATAGGGGCCCGGGTCAACGGTCGGCTCGTCCCGCTGGAGTCGACGCTCGACAACGGCGACCTGGTCGAGGTCTTCACGTCCAAGGCCGAGGGCGCCGGCCCGTCCCGCGACTGGCTCGGCTTCGTCAAGTCCCCGCGGGCCCGCAACAAGATCCGCGCCTGGTTCTCCAAGGAGCGCCGCGACGAGGCCATCGAGCACGGCAAGGACGCCATCGCCCGGGCCATGCGCAAGCAGAACCTGCCGATCCAGCGCATCCTGACCGGCGACTCGCTCGTCACCCTCGCGCACGAGATGCGCTACCCCGACATCTCCTCCCTGTACGCGGCGATCGGCGAGGGCCACGTGGCCGCGCAGGGCGTCGTACAGAAGCTGGTGGCGGCCCTCGGCGGCGAGGAGGCGGCCAACGAGGACATCGAGGAGTCGATCCCGCCGGCGCGCGGCCGCAAGCGGCGCACCAACGCCGACCCGGGTGTCGTCGTCAAGGGCGTCGACGACGTGTGGGTCAAGCTGGCCCGCTGCTGCACCCCGGTGCCGGGCGACCCGATCATCGGATTCGTCACGCGCGGCAGCGGCGTATCGGTTCACCGCGCGGACTGCGTCAACGTCGACTCGCTCTCCCAGCAGCCCGAGCGGATGCTGGAGGTCGAGTGGGCGCCCACCCAGTCCTCGGTCTTCCTGGTCGCCATCCAGGTCGAGGCGCTGGACCGGTCCCGGCTGCTGTCCGACGTCACCCGGGTCCTGTCGGACCAGCACGTCAACATCCTCTCGGCGGCCGTCCAGACCTCCCGCGACCGGGTGGCCACCTCCCGGTTCACCTTCGAGATGGGCGACCCCAAGCACCTGGGGCACGTCCTGAAGGCCGTCCGGGGCGTCGAGGGCGTCTACGACGTCTACCGCGTGACCTCGGCGCGGCGCCCTTAA
- the secF gene encoding protein translocase subunit SecF has protein sequence MSKLGDLGARLYRGEVGYDFVGKRFLWYGVSILITITAIVALAVQGLNMGIEFKGGAVFTTSKSSVSVAKATEVAEKASGHDAIVQQLGTGGLRIQISGLDTGAATDVKKVLAADLEVSEADINADLVGPSWGEQIANKAWTGLGVFMVLVVIYLAIAFEWRMAVAALIALIHDLTITVGVYALVGFEVTPGTVIGLLTILGYSLYDTVVVFDGLKEGSKDITKQTRWTYSEVANRSINGTLVRSINTTVVALLPVAALLFIGGGFLGAGMLNDISLSLFVGLAAGAYSSIFIATPLVVDLKEREPAMKALKKRVLAKRAAAAAKGESPDEAYEAEDEPQVVAQGRPGRRR, from the coding sequence ATGTCGAAGCTGGGAGATCTCGGCGCCAGGCTGTACCGCGGTGAGGTCGGCTACGACTTCGTCGGCAAGCGCTTTCTCTGGTACGGCGTTTCCATCCTGATCACCATCACGGCGATCGTCGCCCTGGCCGTCCAGGGCCTCAACATGGGCATCGAGTTCAAGGGCGGTGCCGTCTTCACCACCTCGAAGTCCTCCGTCTCCGTGGCCAAGGCGACGGAGGTCGCGGAGAAGGCCTCGGGCCACGACGCGATCGTCCAGCAGCTCGGCACCGGCGGGCTGCGGATCCAGATCTCCGGTCTGGACACCGGCGCCGCGACCGATGTCAAGAAGGTCCTCGCCGCCGACCTCGAGGTCAGCGAGGCCGACATCAACGCCGACCTGGTCGGCCCCAGCTGGGGCGAGCAGATCGCGAACAAGGCGTGGACCGGTCTCGGCGTCTTCATGGTCCTCGTGGTGATCTACCTGGCCATCGCCTTCGAGTGGCGGATGGCGGTCGCGGCGCTGATCGCGCTGATCCACGACCTCACCATCACCGTCGGCGTGTACGCGCTCGTCGGGTTCGAGGTCACGCCGGGCACGGTCATCGGTCTGCTGACGATCCTCGGTTACTCCCTCTACGACACCGTCGTCGTCTTCGACGGTCTCAAGGAGGGCTCGAAGGACATCACCAAGCAGACCCGCTGGACGTACAGCGAGGTCGCCAACCGCAGCATCAACGGCACCCTGGTCCGCTCGATCAACACCACGGTCGTGGCGCTCCTCCCGGTCGCCGCGCTGCTGTTCATCGGCGGTGGCTTCCTGGGCGCCGGCATGCTGAACGACATCTCGCTGTCCCTGTTCGTCGGCCTCGCGGCCGGTGCGTACTCCTCGATCTTCATCGCGACCCCGCTGGTCGTGGACCTCAAGGAGCGCGAGCCGGCGATGAAGGCGCTCAAGAAGCGGGTGCTCGCCAAGCGGGCGGCCGCGGCGGCCAAGGGCGAGTCCCCGGACGAGGCCTACGAGGCCGAGGACGAGCCGCAGGTCGTGGCGCAGGGCCGGCCGGGGCGGCGGCGTTGA
- the hisS gene encoding histidine--tRNA ligase, protein MSTFKAPKGTYDLIPPYSAKYLAVRDAISAPLRKAGYGYIETPGFEDVNLFARGVGESTDIVTKEMFTLTTKGGTNLALRPEGTASVLRAALEASLHKQGNLPAKLWYSGSYYRYERPQKGRYRHFSQVGAEAIGAEDPALDAELIILADQAYRTLGLSNFRILLNSLGDKQCRPVYREALQSFLRGLDLDEETVRRAEINPLRVLDDKRAEVQKQLVGAPVLRDYLCDACKAYHEEVRELITAAGVVFEDDEKLVRGLDYYTRTTFEFVHDGLGAQSAVGGGGRYDGLSEMIGGPALPSVGWALGVDRTVLALEAEGIELDIPATTTVFAVALGEAKPTVFGLVTQLRKAGVAADMSYGGKGLKGAMKDANRSGARFAVVVGERDLAEGVVQLKDMESGEQTSVPVAELVDTVRARLA, encoded by the coding sequence GTGAGCACTTTCAAGGCCCCCAAGGGCACGTACGACCTGATCCCGCCGTACTCGGCCAAGTACCTGGCGGTCCGCGACGCCATCTCCGCCCCGCTGCGCAAGGCCGGGTACGGCTACATCGAGACCCCGGGCTTCGAAGACGTGAACCTCTTCGCCCGCGGTGTCGGCGAGTCCACCGACATCGTCACCAAGGAGATGTTCACCCTCACCACCAAGGGTGGCACCAACCTCGCCCTGCGCCCGGAGGGCACCGCCTCCGTGCTGCGCGCGGCCCTGGAGGCCAGCCTGCACAAGCAGGGCAACCTCCCGGCCAAGCTCTGGTACTCGGGCTCGTACTACCGCTACGAGCGGCCGCAGAAGGGCCGTTACCGCCACTTCTCACAGGTGGGTGCCGAGGCGATCGGCGCCGAGGACCCGGCCCTGGACGCCGAGCTGATCATCCTGGCCGACCAGGCCTACCGCACCCTCGGCCTGTCGAACTTCCGCATCCTGCTGAACTCGCTCGGCGACAAGCAGTGCCGTCCGGTCTACCGGGAGGCCCTGCAGTCCTTCCTGCGCGGTCTCGACCTCGACGAGGAGACCGTCCGCCGGGCCGAGATCAACCCGCTGCGCGTGCTCGACGACAAGCGGGCCGAGGTGCAGAAGCAGCTCGTCGGCGCCCCCGTGCTGCGGGACTACCTGTGCGACGCGTGCAAGGCGTACCACGAGGAGGTGCGGGAGCTGATCACGGCTGCCGGCGTCGTCTTCGAGGACGACGAGAAGCTGGTGCGCGGACTGGACTACTACACCCGCACGACCTTCGAGTTCGTCCACGACGGTCTGGGCGCCCAGTCCGCGGTGGGCGGCGGCGGCCGCTACGACGGACTGTCCGAGATGATCGGCGGACCGGCCCTGCCGTCGGTGGGCTGGGCCCTCGGCGTGGACCGCACGGTCCTGGCCCTGGAGGCCGAGGGCATCGAGCTGGACATCCCGGCGACGACGACGGTCTTCGCGGTGGCGCTCGGCGAGGCCAAGCCGACCGTGTTCGGGCTGGTGACGCAGCTGCGCAAGGCGGGCGTCGCGGCCGACATGTCCTACGGCGGCAAGGGCCTCAAGGGCGCCATGAAGGACGCGAACCGCAGCGGTGCCCGCTTCGCGGTCGTGGTCGGCGAGCGGGACCTCGCCGAGGGCGTCGTCCAGCTGAAGGACATGGAGTCCGGCGAGCAGACCTCCGTGCCCGTCGCCGAGCTGGTGGACACGGTCCGGGCCCGCCTCGCCTGA
- a CDS encoding peptidylprolyl isomerase translates to MVTSDQRRRQLAREKYERQQKRRAEARKKSRQRAAVIGAVVAVVIATLVGLIVGGVFDKDKKDQAADPSANPSASASEPAPKQSPSPEMAIDQKAKYTFALKTSAGDINFTMDAAKTPQTVNSFKSLADKGYFNNTKCHRLTAGGIFVLQCGDPEGTGRGGPGYNIPDENLDSLGKANEQGQVVYPAGTVAMANTGQPGSGGSQFFLVYKDSPLAPSYTPFGKIDAAGLKVLEEIAKAGTVDGGQDGAPKTEVKIEKGTVTQN, encoded by the coding sequence GTGGTCACGAGCGATCAGCGGCGGCGACAGCTCGCCAGGGAGAAGTACGAGCGCCAGCAGAAGCGCCGCGCCGAGGCCCGGAAGAAGAGCCGCCAGCGTGCGGCGGTGATCGGCGCGGTGGTCGCCGTCGTGATCGCGACGCTGGTCGGCCTGATCGTGGGCGGTGTCTTCGACAAGGACAAGAAGGACCAGGCCGCGGACCCGTCCGCGAACCCGTCGGCATCGGCGAGCGAGCCCGCGCCCAAGCAGTCCCCCTCGCCGGAGATGGCGATCGACCAGAAGGCGAAGTACACCTTCGCACTGAAGACCAGCGCGGGTGACATCAACTTCACGATGGACGCGGCCAAGACCCCGCAGACCGTGAACTCCTTCAAGTCGCTCGCCGACAAGGGCTACTTCAACAACACCAAGTGCCACCGGCTGACGGCCGGCGGGATCTTCGTGCTCCAGTGCGGCGACCCCGAGGGCACCGGCCGCGGCGGCCCGGGCTACAACATCCCGGACGAGAACCTGGACTCGCTGGGCAAGGCCAACGAGCAGGGCCAGGTCGTCTACCCGGCCGGCACCGTGGCGATGGCCAACACGGGTCAGCCCGGCTCGGGCGGCAGCCAGTTCTTCCTGGTCTACAAGGACAGCCCGCTGGCGCCGTCGTACACGCCGTTCGGCAAGATCGACGCGGCCGGCCTGAAGGTCCTCGAGGAGATCGCGAAGGCCGGTACGGTCGACGGTGGCCAGGACGGCGCGCCCAAGACCGAGGTGAAGATCGAGAAGGGCACGGTCACGCAGAACTGA
- a CDS encoding vitamin K epoxide reductase family protein, with amino-acid sequence MTTRSADADTARGGTVGGSRALALLLVITGAAGLFAAWVITIDKFKLLEDPTFKPACSLNPIVSCGNIMTSDQASAFGFPNPMLGLVAYGIVICVGMSMLAGASFRRWYWLTFNAGTLFGVVFCAWLMYQSLYNINSLCLWCCLAWVATIFMFWYVTAHNVREGLLPAPGWVRSFLDEFTWVLPVLHVGIIGMLILTRWWDFWTS; translated from the coding sequence ATGACGACACGAAGCGCGGACGCGGACACCGCCCGGGGCGGGACCGTCGGGGGAAGCCGGGCCCTGGCCCTGCTGCTGGTGATCACCGGAGCGGCGGGCCTGTTCGCCGCCTGGGTGATCACGATCGACAAGTTCAAGCTGCTGGAGGACCCGACCTTCAAGCCCGCCTGCAGCCTCAACCCGATCGTCTCCTGCGGCAACATCATGACGAGCGACCAGGCGTCGGCCTTCGGCTTCCCGAACCCGATGCTCGGACTCGTCGCCTACGGGATCGTGATCTGCGTCGGCATGAGCATGCTGGCCGGGGCCTCGTTCCGCCGCTGGTACTGGCTGACCTTCAACGCCGGCACCCTCTTCGGCGTCGTCTTCTGCGCCTGGCTCATGTACCAGTCGCTGTACAACATCAACTCCCTCTGCCTGTGGTGCTGCCTGGCCTGGGTCGCCACGATCTTCATGTTCTGGTACGTCACCGCGCACAACGTCCGCGAAGGGCTGCTGCCCGCCCCGGGCTGGGTCAGGTCCTTCCTCGACGAGTTCACCTGGGTGCTGCCCGTCCTGCACGTCGGGATCATCGGAATGCTGATCCTGACCCGCTGGTGGGACTTCTGGACCTCCTGA
- a CDS encoding MBL fold metallo-hydrolase, which yields MLIAGFPAGAWGTNCYVVAPAAGEECVIIDPGHQAAQGVEETLKKHRLKPVAVVLTHGHIDHVASVVPVCGAHDVPAWIHPEDRYMMSDPEKALGRSIGMPLMGELTVGEPDDVRELADGASLKLAGMDFSVAHAPGHTKGSVTFRMPELADIPPVFFSGDLLFAGSIGRTDLPGGSHAEILESLGRVCLPLDDSTVVLSGHGPQTTIGRERATNPYLREVAAGLGDGTAAPRRGM from the coding sequence GTGCTGATTGCCGGGTTCCCCGCAGGCGCCTGGGGCACCAACTGCTACGTGGTCGCCCCCGCCGCCGGCGAGGAGTGCGTCATCATCGACCCGGGCCATCAGGCCGCCCAGGGTGTCGAGGAGACGCTGAAGAAGCATCGGCTCAAGCCCGTCGCGGTCGTGCTGACCCATGGCCACATCGATCATGTGGCCTCGGTGGTCCCGGTGTGCGGAGCACACGACGTACCGGCCTGGATCCACCCCGAGGACCGCTACATGATGAGCGACCCGGAGAAGGCCCTCGGGCGCTCCATCGGCATGCCGCTCATGGGCGAACTGACCGTGGGGGAGCCGGACGACGTCCGCGAGCTGGCCGACGGCGCCTCCCTGAAATTGGCCGGAATGGACTTCTCCGTGGCGCACGCACCCGGGCATACGAAGGGGTCGGTGACCTTCCGGATGCCCGAGCTGGCCGACATCCCGCCGGTCTTCTTCTCGGGTGACCTGCTCTTCGCCGGCTCCATCGGACGCACCGACCTGCCCGGCGGCTCCCACGCCGAGATCCTCGAATCGCTGGGCCGCGTGTGCCTGCCGCTCGACGATTCGACCGTGGTGCTGTCCGGCCACGGTCCCCAGACCACCATCGGCCGCGAGCGCGCGACCAACCCGTACCTCCGGGAAGTCGCCGCCGGGCTCGGAGACGGCACCGCCGCTCCACGACGAGGAATGTGA
- a CDS encoding adenine phosphoribosyltransferase: MTAPLTEDARELLLSRIKDVADYPKPGVMFKDITPLLADPEAFSALTDALVELAGRYGATKIVGLEARGFILAAPVAVQAGIGFVPVRKAGKLPGATLAQSYELEYGTAEIEVHAEDLSAGDRVMVIDDVLATGGTAEASLSLIRRAGAEVAGVAVLMELSFLPGRAKLAPALGDAPLDALIVV, from the coding sequence TTGACCGCGCCGCTGACCGAGGACGCGCGGGAGCTGCTCCTCAGCCGGATCAAGGACGTGGCGGACTACCCGAAGCCGGGCGTGATGTTCAAGGACATCACCCCGCTGCTGGCGGACCCCGAGGCGTTCTCGGCGCTGACGGACGCGCTGGTGGAGCTGGCCGGGCGGTACGGCGCGACGAAGATCGTCGGCCTGGAGGCGCGCGGGTTCATCCTCGCGGCTCCGGTCGCCGTGCAGGCCGGGATCGGCTTCGTGCCGGTGCGCAAGGCCGGAAAGCTGCCGGGCGCGACGCTCGCGCAGTCGTACGAGCTGGAGTACGGCACCGCGGAGATCGAGGTCCACGCCGAGGACCTGTCGGCCGGTGACCGGGTCATGGTCATCGACGACGTGCTGGCCACCGGCGGTACCGCCGAGGCCTCGCTCTCGCTGATCCGGCGGGCCGGCGCGGAGGTCGCGGGCGTGGCGGTCCTGATGGAACTCTCGTTCCTTCCGGGACGGGCCAAGCTGGCGCCCGCCCTGGGCGATGCTCCGCTGGACGCGCTGATCGTGGTCTGA